Part of the Roseomonas sp. OT10 genome, CCCTGCACCTCGGCCCGCTTCTCCGGGCTCAGCTCCGCCAGCAGGGCCTGGTTGTAGGCCGCGGAGCCCTGGGCCATCGCGCCCTGGCCGAATGCGGCGGTGGCGAGCAGGGCTGCGGCGAGGATCTTGTGACGCAGTGTCATGGCATGCCGTTCCTTCGATGCTCCGCCTCTGGTGCTTCCACCGGCGGCTGGAGCGAGACTTAACAGCGCCCGGCGCGTGTCCTCATCGAAGGGACCCGGCAGAAGTGTTGCAGGCGCCCGTCCGTGGAGCGGCGGCTTCGCGATATCGAAGTCGCCTGGCCGAAGGGAAGGCCGGCTGTAACAGATTGCCGTAACACTACTGCCGTGCCGCGACCGCCGGGGCGGCCGCCGGCGTGCCGCAGCGGATCGCCGTGCGGCAGGCCTGGTCGAGGTGCTCGAGCAGGATGCGCCGCACCTCGGCCACGGTATGCGGGTCCGACTGGGTGGAATGGCCGGAGCGGACGACCTTCGTCGACTCCATGCCGGGCAGGTAGGCGCTCTCGAAGCGCACCACGCCGTCGCTGCCGCGCTCCGGCGGGCCGTTGCCGGTCACGGCGATGATGGAATGGCCGGTGACGCCGGGCGCTAGCGGCGTCGCCCGCAGGGCTTCCAGGAAGGGGCTGCCGGGCAGCATGCCGTGCAGGCTGCCGATGCGCATGCCGTTGGGCACCAGCGCGGCGGCCTCGGGGTCGCCGGACAGGACCTCGCCGCTGACCTGGAGGATGGCGGCCGGCAGGGTGACGAGGCGCGAGAGCAGGCGCGTGACGCCGAACTCCGTCAGGAAGCTGCCGCCATGCGGCGTCGCGATGAAGACCACCCGCCGCACCCCGGGCACCGGCCGGAAGAAGAAGGCGCGCCGGACCAGGTCCAGCGAGTCCGCGCTCAGCCGCAGCGCCTCCGGCGGGCGGTGGCTCACCGACTGCCAGAGCCGGTCGCCGGGGTCGATCGCCATCATCTTCGTCAGCAGCCCGCCCTGGCTATGGCCGATCACCACCATCTGCGACAGGCCCGGGTCGGCCTCGGGGCTGTTCAGCGTGCGGATCGACGCCGTCAGCGCCTCGCGCAGCTGCAGCGCGGAGTACGCCACCGGATTGCCGGTGGCATAGGTGAAGAACCAGAACTCGTAGTTCGACTCGATGCGGGGATCGGAGACAAGGTCGTTCACCAGGTCGGACCAGCGGCTGGAGCTGGAGGCGGTGCCGTGCACCAGCACCACGGGGATCCGCCCCGGCCGGTGCGGCGCCAGCGCGATCAGGTTCGAACGCTGCCGGTCCAGCAGGTCTCCGAACAGGAAGGCGCGGAACTCCTGCGACCAGAGGTTCGACTCCTGCAGCCCCAGCGCGAAGGCGGCGCTGGGACGGTACTCCAGGGGCACGCGGCGCCCGGCGATGCGAACCGCGTCGGTGTCGAACATCATGTGCAGGCTCAGCGTGCCGCGCAGCGCCGTGCCGCGCAGCTGCTGCGTGGGGTTCTCCATCGCCAGCACCGCCGTGCCGGGGATGCGGAAGCGGCCGGCCAGCTGCACGGCGCGCGCCTCGTCCGACGCATCGGGCGGCGGTGGCGGGGCGCGACCGGAATCGGCTTGCGCCTCGGGCACGTCGCCGCCGGCGGGGGCGGTGTCCGTCCGGGCGGAGGGGGCGGGGGTGGCGACCGCCAGCGGCGCCCCCAGCCCGGCGCGGCGGTACAGGTTCTGCAGGCCGCTGACACGCAGCCGGGTGGCGGGCAGGAAGTTCGTCAGCCGGCCGCTGCCCCATTCCAGGCTGGCCTCGTCCACGGCGATGTCGATGCTGCCGAAGGGGAGGGGATAGCGCCCCGCGGCGAGGGCGACATGCTCGCCATCGGGGCTCGTCAGCGCCTCGGAGAGGGCAAGGTTGTAGAGGTCGAGGGCCTGGCGGAAGCGCGGGTCGAAGGCGTCGGTGGCGTCGGAGGCGATGGCCGGGAAGATGTGCCCGTAGGCGTAGAGCGCCGCGGCCAGCAGGTGCGGCGCCCCGCCCCGGCCGCGCCCATGGAGATAGGACATCTCCGCCAGGGCGAAGAGTTCGCCCGGCTCGTCGCGGCCGGCCGCGACCAGGGCGTGCATCTGCGCGATGCCGGCATCGGGGAAGAACTCGAAGGTCTCCAGCAGGGCGCGGCGCCGCAGGACGTTGCGCGTCTCCTCGCTGATCGACCACGAGGACATGGCGTTGCGCGCCAGCCGCCGGTACTCCGAGCGCTGGTCCACCAGCTCGACCGACACCGGCAGCGCGCAGCCCGCCAGCGCGCCCAGGAGGAGCGGCAGGGAAAGGGCTCCCCGGAGCAGGAAAGAGCAGAGGCCCGAGGCGTGGCGGCGATCCATGTGGCGGCCCGAGGATGTTCCGCCCCTGCTTAAGACCGGGCGTCGGCCTTCATGCAAGCGGTCCGGCGCCCCGGGACGCCCCGGGGCGCGGCGGGCCACGCGGCCGTGCGGCATCACGCGGCGCGCAACAGGTCGTCGAGGGAATGGACCGCCGGAGGGTTCCCCCGGTCGGTCATCGGGACCGCGGTACCGGCCAGGGCCGCCGTCCGCACGTCGCGCGGGGAGACGCCGAACTCGCGCCGGAAGGCGCGGCTGAAGGTCGCCGCGTCGGCGAAGCCGAACTCGTAGGCGATGGCGCTGATGGTGCCGGTCTGGCTGACGTCGCTCAGCAGCGCATGGCTGGCGAGCAGGCGCTGGCGCCGGATCCAGCGCGACACCCCGCCCTCGCGCTCCAGCAGGCGATAGAGATGCGAGCGGGAGACGCCGACCAGGCGGCAGAGCAGGTCCGGGCTCAGATCGGGCGAGCGCAGGTGGGCGCGTGCGACCCGCCGGATCTTCTCCATCCTGGTGAAGTCGATCTGCCCCGCCGATGCGCCGAGACGGCCCTTCGAGGGCTCGATGCAGGCCGCGACCATGGCGCTGATGGCCTGGGTGAGCCGGGGCAGGTCCGATTCCGCCAGTTCCGGCAGCCGGCCTTCCAGGGCCAGGATGAAGTCGGCCAGCATGCCCCGCATGGGCGAGCCGAGGGCATCGGCGGTCGAGGAATCCAGCAGCGGGGCCAGCTCCCGGAAGCGGTCGCGCGGCAGATAGAGCTGCACGCGGTCATCCTGCGCGCGTTCGCTGACCATCTCCTCGCCCAGGGAGACGACGAAGGGGATGCGCGGCGGCACGATGATGGCGCCGCTCCGGTAGGTGAGCTGCGTCGCGGCGCCCAGGCCGATGCAGATGTTCCAGTGGTCGTAGGGATCGCGCCGGATATGGTCCCTGGACCGCACCACCCGCAGGGGCGGCGCGCTGACCCGGGCCAGGCCGAAGTCACCCAGGTGCCACGTCCGCCTGGAGGCACGGAAGCCCTTGTCGGTGGCGACGGGTGTCTGCGCGGTGAAGCCCGACCACCATTCCATCCAGTCTTCGAATTGCTGCTCCGGCGCAAGTTGCGCGGTGTCGAAGATCTCGGGAGTCATGGGTGGCGGAGTGGCGGCGTCCAGCAGAATTGTTTCATTCCGACGCCGTCCTAACAGAAGCGGCAGGTCAGGGCCAGCGCCGTCTCCGACAGGCTGCGCCCCCCCGGCGTCGCCCGCGCCACCGCCGGCACGCCGGGGTGGGAGTTTGGGACGCAGGAGCAAGCCGGCTGGGACAGGGTGCAAAGACGCCGCGTGCCCCGGGCCGCTAGGCTGCCGCCTGTCCCGTCGAGGATCCGGTCCCCCCTGCTGCGGCCGGGTCGACGGGGCAGCCGGCGTGCCGGTGGTCCCGCGCGTCGCGCCGGACGGGATGCCGCACAGGGCGTGGCCCGGGTGCGGTGAGCGGGCGCATCCGGTGTCCCACGGCCGCCGTCGACACCGAAAGGGAGTGACGAACGTGTTTTTGCATGAGCCGGTTCCTGCGCCGCAGCGGCGCTCCAGGACGGAGCTGCGGATCACGACGGCGCTCGACCGGACCACGTTGCCCGAGACCGGGCTGCGTCCGGGCAGCGTCTTCTTCGTGGACGCCTGCGTGCGCAACATCACGGCCAGGACCATCCCGATCACGCTCTGGCGGCAGGAGGCATGGGCCTGGCTGTCGGACAACAGCCAGGTGCAGCCCATCGTCTCGGAGGAGGGGCGGGTGCCCTACGAGAGGCTGCTGCGCCCCGGGCACAGCCATCACGCCAGGGTCGCCATGCTGCTGTACAAGGAGAGCGGCGCATGGCCCCTGTCGTTCCGGCTCGGCTTCGCCTGCAAGTACCAGGACGAGGAGACCGACGGCCAGCGCTGGGGACGGCTGTACTGGGGCAACAGGCTGCTGCTGGAATCGCCCGAGGCGGAACGCCTGGTCGCGCCGGCCCCGTCCCGCGCCGGCCGGGCGCCGGTGCCGCAGGGGCTGCCGCGCGCCTCGCCCGATCGTTTCGTGTGGCGGCATGGAGCGACCGGCCTGACGTGACGCCGCCCGCCACCGCACCCGCCGGCCGATGGACTTGATCGCCCTCGCCGCGGGCGCCATCCCTGTCCTCCGCCGCGCCAGGGCAGGGGGCCGTCCCCGGGCGGCAACGCCCCGGTCCGCGACCGGCAGGGAGACGAGGATGCCACCTGACCCGCCCCCGGCCCGCGGGCCGGGTTGAGCCGGATGCCGGATGCGGTGCCGCCGGGGGGCGGGCGCGTGCTGCTGCTGCACGGCATCGCGCGCCGCGCCGCCTCGATGGGCCGGATGGAGCGTGCGCTGCGCGCGGCCGGCTACGGGACGCTGAACCTGGACTACGCCGCCCGGCACCGGCCGCTGGAGGCCCTGGCCGAGGAGGTGGCGCGGGAGGCGCGGGACTTCCTGGCGCGGCCGGACGGGGCGCTGCACATCGTGGCGCATTCGATGGGCGGCCTGCTGGCCCGCATCCTCGCCACCCGGCACCGGCCGCCGGCCCTGGGCCGCGTGGTGATGCTGGGCACGCCCAATGGCGGCAGCGAGGTCGCGGACCTGCTGAGCCGCAACCTGCTGTACCGGCGCTTCTTCGGCCCGGCCGGGGCGCAACTGGTCACCTGCCCGGAGGCGAGCCTGCGCGCCGCCCTGGGTCCGGTGGACTACCCGCTGGGGGTGATCGCGGGCGACCGCTCGCTGGACCCGATCGCCTCCTGGCTGCTGCTGCCGGGGCCCAATGACGGCCGGGTCTGCGTGGCGCGCACGCGGGTGGAGGGCATGGCCGACCACCTGGTGCTGCACGTCACGCACACGCTGATGATGCGCCATCCGGAGGTGATCCGGCAGACGCTGCACTTCCTCCGCCACGGGCGCTTCGACCCGGCGGCGGCAGGCCGGTAGGCCCCCCGCGACGCGGGGGGCTCCGGCGCCGCTCCGGCCGTGGCGCGGCGGGCCGGGGCCGGAGGATGCGGCCCGTCAGCCCTGGGCGGCGGCGTCGAACCCGTCCGGCACCACCCCGCGCGGCCGGGCGAGGTCG contains:
- a CDS encoding alpha/beta hydrolase, whose protein sequence is MPDAVPPGGGRVLLLHGIARRAASMGRMERALRAAGYGTLNLDYAARHRPLEALAEEVAREARDFLARPDGALHIVAHSMGGLLARILATRHRPPALGRVVMLGTPNGGSEVADLLSRNLLYRRFFGPAGAQLVTCPEASLRAALGPVDYPLGVIAGDRSLDPIASWLLLPGPNDGRVCVARTRVEGMADHLVLHVTHTLMMRHPEVIRQTLHFLRHGRFDPAAAGR
- a CDS encoding helix-turn-helix domain-containing protein — protein: MTPEIFDTAQLAPEQQFEDWMEWWSGFTAQTPVATDKGFRASRRTWHLGDFGLARVSAPPLRVVRSRDHIRRDPYDHWNICIGLGAATQLTYRSGAIIVPPRIPFVVSLGEEMVSERAQDDRVQLYLPRDRFRELAPLLDSSTADALGSPMRGMLADFILALEGRLPELAESDLPRLTQAISAMVAACIEPSKGRLGASAGQIDFTRMEKIRRVARAHLRSPDLSPDLLCRLVGVSRSHLYRLLEREGGVSRWIRRQRLLASHALLSDVSQTGTISAIAYEFGFADAATFSRAFRREFGVSPRDVRTAALAGTAVPMTDRGNPPAVHSLDDLLRAA
- a CDS encoding esterase/lipase family protein codes for the protein MDRRHASGLCSFLLRGALSLPLLLGALAGCALPVSVELVDQRSEYRRLARNAMSSWSISEETRNVLRRRALLETFEFFPDAGIAQMHALVAAGRDEPGELFALAEMSYLHGRGRGGAPHLLAAALYAYGHIFPAIASDATDAFDPRFRQALDLYNLALSEALTSPDGEHVALAAGRYPLPFGSIDIAVDEASLEWGSGRLTNFLPATRLRVSGLQNLYRRAGLGAPLAVATPAPSARTDTAPAGGDVPEAQADSGRAPPPPPDASDEARAVQLAGRFRIPGTAVLAMENPTQQLRGTALRGTLSLHMMFDTDAVRIAGRRVPLEYRPSAAFALGLQESNLWSQEFRAFLFGDLLDRQRSNLIALAPHRPGRIPVVLVHGTASSSSRWSDLVNDLVSDPRIESNYEFWFFTYATGNPVAYSALQLREALTASIRTLNSPEADPGLSQMVVIGHSQGGLLTKMMAIDPGDRLWQSVSHRPPEALRLSADSLDLVRRAFFFRPVPGVRRVVFIATPHGGSFLTEFGVTRLLSRLVTLPAAILQVSGEVLSGDPEAAALVPNGMRIGSLHGMLPGSPFLEALRATPLAPGVTGHSIIAVTGNGPPERGSDGVVRFESAYLPGMESTKVVRSGHSTQSDPHTVAEVRRILLEHLDQACRTAIRCGTPAAAPAVAARQ